The Metabacillus litoralis genome contains a region encoding:
- a CDS encoding proline--tRNA ligase — protein MKQSMTFIPTLREVPADAEVKSHQLMLRAGFIRQNTSGVYSYLPLAQKVLKKIEQIVREEMNKAGASELLMPALQQSELWQESGRWYSYGPELMRLKDRHNREFALGATHEEMITSLVRDEVKSYKRLPLGLYQIQTKFRDEKRPRFGVLRGREFIMKDAYTFHATNESLDEGYEKMFTAYQNIFTRCGLDFRAVIADSGAMGGTDTHEFMVLSEIGEDTIAYSDTSQYAANIEMAPVISTYEKSSEEHQSLEKIETPNQKTIEEISTFLKISKENCIKSVLFKVDEKFVLVLVRGDHEVNDIKVKNLYSASVVELATAEETKEALNCVPGYVGPIHVSEDVEVIGDLAVAAIVNGVCGANEEGFHYTGVNLERDASVTQYADLRFIQEGDLSPDGEGMIKFAKGIEVGHVFKLGTRYSEAMNATFLDENGRTQPMIMGCYGIGVSRTLAAVIEQNNDENGIVWPEALAPFQLHVIPINVKNDAQRELGEKLYNIFTDLGYEVLLDDRQERAGVKFADSDLIGLPVRVTVGKKAEEGIVEVKIRKTGESFEVSVDELEGKVKQILGNLKIVTAKTKPC, from the coding sequence ATGAAACAAAGTATGACGTTTATTCCTACTCTTAGAGAAGTTCCAGCTGATGCTGAAGTGAAAAGCCATCAGCTCATGCTACGAGCTGGATTTATTAGACAAAATACAAGTGGCGTATATAGCTACTTACCTTTAGCACAAAAAGTACTAAAGAAAATTGAACAAATTGTACGTGAGGAAATGAATAAAGCAGGAGCTTCTGAGTTATTAATGCCTGCATTACAGCAAAGTGAACTTTGGCAGGAATCAGGTCGATGGTATTCCTATGGCCCTGAGTTAATGAGATTAAAAGACCGCCATAACCGCGAATTTGCTCTAGGAGCAACACATGAAGAAATGATTACAAGCCTTGTTCGTGATGAAGTGAAGTCATACAAACGTCTCCCACTTGGTTTGTACCAAATTCAAACAAAATTTCGCGATGAAAAACGTCCAAGATTTGGTGTTTTACGAGGGCGTGAATTTATTATGAAAGATGCATATACCTTCCACGCAACAAACGAGAGTCTGGATGAAGGTTATGAAAAAATGTTTACAGCCTACCAAAATATTTTCACACGCTGTGGCTTAGATTTTAGAGCGGTCATCGCAGACTCAGGTGCAATGGGTGGAACTGACACTCACGAATTTATGGTTCTTTCAGAGATTGGTGAAGACACAATTGCATATTCAGACACATCTCAATATGCAGCAAACATTGAAATGGCTCCGGTTATTTCAACATATGAAAAGAGTTCGGAAGAGCATCAATCATTAGAAAAAATAGAAACACCAAACCAAAAAACGATAGAAGAAATTTCTACTTTTTTAAAGATCTCAAAAGAAAATTGTATTAAATCAGTTTTATTTAAAGTAGATGAAAAGTTTGTACTCGTTCTCGTTCGTGGAGACCACGAAGTGAATGATATTAAAGTGAAAAATTTATACTCTGCTTCAGTAGTTGAATTAGCAACAGCCGAGGAAACAAAAGAAGCATTAAATTGTGTTCCTGGTTATGTAGGTCCAATTCATGTTTCAGAGGATGTTGAAGTCATTGGGGATCTTGCAGTTGCAGCTATAGTAAATGGAGTATGCGGTGCTAATGAAGAAGGGTTCCACTATACAGGTGTTAATTTAGAACGAGATGCATCTGTTACTCAATATGCTGATTTGCGTTTTATTCAAGAAGGTGATCTTTCTCCTGATGGTGAAGGCATGATTAAATTTGCTAAAGGTATAGAAGTTGGTCATGTTTTTAAATTAGGAACAAGATATAGTGAAGCAATGAATGCTACATTCCTTGATGAAAATGGCCGAACGCAACCAATGATTATGGGCTGCTATGGCATTGGAGTATCTAGAACATTAGCTGCTGTTATCGAGCAGAATAACGACGAAAATGGAATTGTTTGGCCTGAAGCGTTAGCACCATTTCAACTTCATGTGATTCCTATTAATGTGAAAAATGATGCTCAAAGAGAACTAGGTGAAAAGCTATACAATATATTTACAGACCTTGGTTATGAAGTTCTTCTTGATGATCGTCAAGAACGAGCAGGGGTTAAATTTGCTGATTCCGATTTAATCGGCTTACCAGTTCGTGTAACAGTTGGTAAAAAGGCTGAAGAAGGAATTGTAGAAGTTAAAATTCGTAAAACAGGTGAGTCTTTTGAAGTTTCAGTTGATGAACTAGAAGGTAAAGTAAAACAAATACTTGGTAACTTAAAAATAGTTACTGCAAAGACAAAACCATGTTAA